One Curtobacterium sp. BH-2-1-1 genomic region harbors:
- a CDS encoding protein kinase, whose product MRPTSGLTFGGRYQLSSRVAIGGMGEVWQATDLVIGRTVALKILKDEYLGDPGFLERFRAEARHAALVNHEGIANVFDYGEEDGSAYLVMELVPGEALSTMIEREHTLPVDKVLDIVAQTANALQAAHAVGLVHRDIKPGNLLITPDGRVKITDFGIARIADQVPLTATGQVMGTVQYLSPEQASGHPASPSTDIYSLGIVAYECLAGRRPFTGESQVAIAMAHINEQPPALPGDIPEPVSALVMSCIAKKPADRPATAANLARAAQALRRGDVAAATVAVPAIAAGGTVAFNPPQTPGNDAATALIGTQAGAATGGPGTPGSPVDGEDEEPKKKRAWIWWVVGIVAVLIIAGVVIAFAVTSNGNGGADPSPSQSSAKPTRSQTPTPSATPTETRVTVNSADFVGLSVADAQAKLEALNLTSRVEDGDPAPKPEQANTVQSISPTGSLAPGSLVVLQQYTAQPTVNQPNSASPGAVSADGVVTFSWAAATCPTGYTVSSYAYTITGGKDASSQTSGTLDADHRSVTVQIDKIDTSASLSYTVTCGNLAASAASEAASSDAWQAADEPTTDPTDGNNPSAGPQDGN is encoded by the coding sequence ATGAGACCCACCAGCGGACTCACCTTCGGTGGGCGGTACCAACTCTCGTCCCGCGTCGCCATCGGCGGCATGGGAGAGGTGTGGCAGGCCACCGACCTCGTCATCGGCCGGACCGTCGCACTCAAGATCCTCAAGGACGAGTACCTCGGCGACCCGGGCTTCCTCGAGCGCTTCCGCGCCGAGGCCCGTCACGCTGCGCTCGTCAACCACGAGGGCATCGCCAACGTCTTCGACTACGGCGAGGAGGACGGCAGCGCCTACCTCGTGATGGAGCTCGTCCCCGGCGAGGCGCTCTCGACCATGATCGAGCGGGAGCACACGCTGCCGGTCGACAAGGTCCTCGACATCGTCGCGCAGACCGCGAACGCCCTGCAGGCCGCGCACGCCGTCGGGCTCGTGCACCGCGACATCAAGCCGGGCAACCTGCTCATCACGCCGGACGGCCGCGTCAAGATCACCGACTTCGGCATCGCGCGCATCGCCGACCAGGTGCCGCTCACCGCGACCGGACAGGTCATGGGCACCGTCCAGTACCTCTCGCCGGAGCAGGCGAGCGGGCACCCGGCGTCGCCGTCGACCGACATCTACTCGCTCGGCATCGTCGCGTACGAGTGCCTGGCGGGCCGTCGCCCGTTCACGGGCGAGTCGCAGGTCGCGATCGCCATGGCGCACATCAACGAGCAGCCGCCGGCGCTCCCGGGGGACATCCCGGAGCCGGTCTCCGCCCTCGTGATGTCGTGCATCGCCAAGAAGCCGGCCGACCGTCCGGCGACGGCGGCGAACCTGGCCCGTGCGGCGCAGGCGCTCCGCCGTGGGGACGTCGCGGCCGCCACCGTCGCCGTGCCGGCCATCGCCGCCGGCGGCACCGTGGCGTTCAACCCGCCGCAGACGCCGGGGAACGACGCTGCGACGGCGCTCATCGGCACCCAGGCGGGTGCGGCCACGGGCGGTCCGGGCACCCCGGGCTCGCCGGTCGACGGCGAGGACGAGGAACCGAAGAAGAAGCGCGCTTGGATCTGGTGGGTCGTGGGCATCGTCGCGGTGCTCATCATCGCCGGTGTGGTGATCGCCTTCGCGGTGACGAGCAACGGGAACGGCGGCGCCGACCCCTCGCCGTCGCAGTCGTCCGCCAAGCCGACACGCTCCCAGACGCCGACGCCGAGCGCGACCCCGACCGAGACCCGCGTGACCGTGAACTCGGCGGACTTCGTCGGGCTGTCGGTCGCCGACGCGCAGGCCAAGCTCGAGGCGCTGAACCTCACCTCCCGCGTCGAGGACGGCGACCCCGCCCCGAAGCCCGAGCAGGCGAACACCGTCCAGTCGATCAGCCCCACCGGCAGCCTGGCGCCCGGCTCGCTCGTCGTGCTGCAGCAGTACACGGCGCAGCCGACGGTCAACCAGCCGAACTCGGCGTCCCCGGGTGCGGTGTCCGCCGACGGCGTGGTGACCTTCAGCTGGGCGGCGGCGACGTGCCCGACCGGGTACACCGTGTCGTCGTACGCGTACACGATCACCGGCGGCAAGGACGCCTCGAGCCAGACCTCGGGCACGCTCGACGCCGACCACCGATCGGTCACCGTGCAGATCGACAAGATCGACACCTCGGCATCGCTGAGCTACACCGTGACGTGCGGCAACCTCGCGGCGTCGGCGGCGTCCGAGGCCGCGTCGAGCGACGCCTGGCAGGCCGCGGACGAGCCGACGACCGACCCGACCGACGGCAACAACCCGAGCGCTGGCCCGCAGGACGGCAACTGA